A window from Pararge aegeria chromosome 6, ilParAegt1.1, whole genome shotgun sequence encodes these proteins:
- the LOC120624287 gene encoding calcium release-activated calcium channel protein 1 isoform X1, with the protein MSVWSASTVGHQNTRYSHSNSWCPNLTKHKCVMSGETPIQSGDALHTPAYLSWRKLQLSRAKLKASSKTSALLSGFAMVAMVEVQLNPPNDTKVPPAMLVAFTVCTTLLVAVHMLALMISTCILPNIEAVGNLHSISLVHESPHERLHWYIEIAWAFSTLLGLILFLVEIAILCWVKFYDLSETAAWSACVVLIPVMIVFLAFAIHFYMSLASHKYEVTVTGIKELELLKEQIEMGDHDSRMNNLTLLDQSRIV; encoded by the exons ATGTCGGTTTGGTCAGCTAGCACTGTCGGGCATCAGAACACTCGGTACAGTCATTCAAATAGCTGGTGTCCTAATCTGACGAAG CACAAGTGCGTGATGTCAGGAGAGACACCTATCCAGTCTGGAGATGCATTGCACACGCCAGCTTATCTGTCATGGCGCAAATTGCAGCTTAGCCGTGCCAAACTTAAGGCTTCCAGCAAGACGTCGGCCCTGTTGTCTGGCTTTGCCATG GTGGCAATGGTAGAAGTACAACTGAATCCACCCAACGATACAAAAGTGCCGCCAGCAATGCTTGTAGCGTTTACAGTTTGCACTACGCTTTTAGTCGCTGTTCACATGTTGGCCCTCATGATAAGTACATGCATTCTTCCCAACATAGAAGCAGTTGGTAATCTCCACAGCATATCCCTCGTCCACGAATCTCCACACGAAAGGCTGCATTGGTACATAGAAATAGCTTGGGCGTTCTCAACTTTACTAGGCCTCATTCTGTTCCTCGTAGAAATCGCCATACTGTGCTGGGTAAAGTTCTATGACCTAAGCGAAACCGCAGCGTGGTCTGCTTGCGTTGTGTTAATACCTGTTATGATAGTGTTTCTAGCGTTTGCAATTCACTTTTATATGTCCCTTGCGTCGCACAAGTACGAAGTTACGGTCACTGGCATAAAGGAATTGGAACTGTTGAAAGAGCAAATAGAGATGGGCGATCACGATTCCCGGATGAACAATCTCACACTCTTAGATCAGAGTAGGATAGtgtga
- the LOC120624287 gene encoding calcium release-activated calcium channel protein 1 isoform X2, translating into MSGETPIQSGDALHTPAYLSWRKLQLSRAKLKASSKTSALLSGFAMVAMVEVQLNPPNDTKVPPAMLVAFTVCTTLLVAVHMLALMISTCILPNIEAVGNLHSISLVHESPHERLHWYIEIAWAFSTLLGLILFLVEIAILCWVKFYDLSETAAWSACVVLIPVMIVFLAFAIHFYMSLASHKYEVTVTGIKELELLKEQIEMGDHDSRMNNLTLLDQSRIV; encoded by the exons ATGTCAGGAGAGACACCTATCCAGTCTGGAGATGCATTGCACACGCCAGCTTATCTGTCATGGCGCAAATTGCAGCTTAGCCGTGCCAAACTTAAGGCTTCCAGCAAGACGTCGGCCCTGTTGTCTGGCTTTGCCATG GTGGCAATGGTAGAAGTACAACTGAATCCACCCAACGATACAAAAGTGCCGCCAGCAATGCTTGTAGCGTTTACAGTTTGCACTACGCTTTTAGTCGCTGTTCACATGTTGGCCCTCATGATAAGTACATGCATTCTTCCCAACATAGAAGCAGTTGGTAATCTCCACAGCATATCCCTCGTCCACGAATCTCCACACGAAAGGCTGCATTGGTACATAGAAATAGCTTGGGCGTTCTCAACTTTACTAGGCCTCATTCTGTTCCTCGTAGAAATCGCCATACTGTGCTGGGTAAAGTTCTATGACCTAAGCGAAACCGCAGCGTGGTCTGCTTGCGTTGTGTTAATACCTGTTATGATAGTGTTTCTAGCGTTTGCAATTCACTTTTATATGTCCCTTGCGTCGCACAAGTACGAAGTTACGGTCACTGGCATAAAGGAATTGGAACTGTTGAAAGAGCAAATAGAGATGGGCGATCACGATTCCCGGATGAACAATCTCACACTCTTAGATCAGAGTAGGATAGtgtga